One window from the genome of Balaenoptera musculus isolate JJ_BM4_2016_0621 chromosome 3, mBalMus1.pri.v3, whole genome shotgun sequence encodes:
- the FAM170A gene encoding protein FAM170A isoform X2, translating to MRRRQKRKHLESEESQETAEKGGGISKSQEDPARLGSPVVAQGCSPGAGEVSSASEYLCASSPRKLIRGGIWRLHRDTPQPRAPLARVQEQGETAPPPQCVAFSSASSNKTSLYTNKEERGMKIYYMRVKTIKGVAVSWETEKPLGLLEKRPRIEEVTLPEDVRVGTPCSDVSTRNLLSDSEPTGEEKECEERAEPYSPSGSAAVQERPRAKTPDWLVTMEAGFRCMACCRVFPTLEILRQHVRYGVQEGFSCHVFHLTMAQLMGDVESESTTEEEVEEEEKQGAKENEEEQPTGEDLSPRRPWSQCPGCVLHSPKDRNN from the exons ATGAGACGGCGACAAAAGAGGAAACATCTGGAAAGTGAAGAGTCCCAGGAAACTGCCGAGAAGGGAGGAG GAATCTCGAAGTCACAAGAGGATCCCGCTCGGCTTGGATCCCCTGTGGTGGCCCAAGGCTGCAGCCCAGGGGCAGGGGAGGTCTCCTCTGCCTCTGAATACTTATGTGCTTCTTCTCCACGCAAGCTCATCCGCGGTG GAATCTGGAGATTACATCGAGACACTCCCCAGCCTAGAGCACCCCTAGCTCGGGTTCAGGAACAAGGGGAGACTGCTCCCCCACCACAGTGTGTCGCCTTCTCATCCGCTTCATCCAATAAGACCTCTCTGTATacaaacaaagaggaaagaggcaTGAAAATATACTACATGCGGGTGAAAACGATCAAGGGTGTAGCTGTCTCCTGGGAGACAGAGAAACCCTTGGGGTTGCTAGAAAAGCGGCCGAGGATAGAAGAAGTGACCCTTCCTGAGGATGTGCGGGTAGGTACTCCCTGCTCTGATGTGTCCACCAGGAACCTCCTGTCTGACAGTGAGCCCACTGGGGAGGAGAAAGAGTGTGAGGAAAGGGCAGAGCCATACAGCCCATCAGGGTCAGCTGCAGTCCAGGAGAGACCCAGGGCCAAGACACCGGACTGGCTGGTGACCATGGAGGCCGGCTTCAGGTGCATGGCCTGCTGCCGGGTGTTCCCCACCTTGGAGATCCTCCGGCAGCACGTGCGGTACGGCGTCCAGGAGGGCTTCAGCTGCCATGTCTTTCATCTCACCATGGCCCAGCTGATGGGCGATGTGGAATCCGAGAGCACCAccgaggaggaggtggaggaggaggagaagcaaggAGCAAAGGAGAATGAGGAGGAGCAGCCCACGGGGGAAGACCTCAGCCCGAGGAGACCGTGGAGCCAATGTCCAGGCTGCGTGCTTCATTCTCCGAAGGACAGGAA CAACTGA
- the FAM170A gene encoding protein FAM170A isoform X1: MRRRQKRKHLESEESQETAEKGGGISKSQEDPARLGSPVVAQGCSPGAGEVSSASEYLCASSPRKLIRGGIWRLHRDTPQPRAPLARVQEQGETAPPPQCVAFSSASSNKTSLYTNKEERGMKIYYMRVKTIKGVAVSWETEKPLGLLEKRPRIEEVTLPEDVRVGTPCSDVSTRNLLSDSEPTGEEKECEERAEPYSPSGSAAVQERPRAKTPDWLVTMEAGFRCMACCRVFPTLEILRQHVRYGVQEGFSCHVFHLTMAQLMGDVESESTTEEEVEEEEKQGAKENEEEQPTGEDLSPRRPWSQCPGCVLHSPKDRKFPHSN, from the exons ATGAGACGGCGACAAAAGAGGAAACATCTGGAAAGTGAAGAGTCCCAGGAAACTGCCGAGAAGGGAGGAG GAATCTCGAAGTCACAAGAGGATCCCGCTCGGCTTGGATCCCCTGTGGTGGCCCAAGGCTGCAGCCCAGGGGCAGGGGAGGTCTCCTCTGCCTCTGAATACTTATGTGCTTCTTCTCCACGCAAGCTCATCCGCGGTG GAATCTGGAGATTACATCGAGACACTCCCCAGCCTAGAGCACCCCTAGCTCGGGTTCAGGAACAAGGGGAGACTGCTCCCCCACCACAGTGTGTCGCCTTCTCATCCGCTTCATCCAATAAGACCTCTCTGTATacaaacaaagaggaaagaggcaTGAAAATATACTACATGCGGGTGAAAACGATCAAGGGTGTAGCTGTCTCCTGGGAGACAGAGAAACCCTTGGGGTTGCTAGAAAAGCGGCCGAGGATAGAAGAAGTGACCCTTCCTGAGGATGTGCGGGTAGGTACTCCCTGCTCTGATGTGTCCACCAGGAACCTCCTGTCTGACAGTGAGCCCACTGGGGAGGAGAAAGAGTGTGAGGAAAGGGCAGAGCCATACAGCCCATCAGGGTCAGCTGCAGTCCAGGAGAGACCCAGGGCCAAGACACCGGACTGGCTGGTGACCATGGAGGCCGGCTTCAGGTGCATGGCCTGCTGCCGGGTGTTCCCCACCTTGGAGATCCTCCGGCAGCACGTGCGGTACGGCGTCCAGGAGGGCTTCAGCTGCCATGTCTTTCATCTCACCATGGCCCAGCTGATGGGCGATGTGGAATCCGAGAGCACCAccgaggaggaggtggaggaggaggagaagcaaggAGCAAAGGAGAATGAGGAGGAGCAGCCCACGGGGGAAGACCTCAGCCCGAGGAGACCGTGGAGCCAATGTCCAGGCTGCGTGCTTCATTCTCCGAAGGACAGGAA atttccacacAGCAACTGA